DNA sequence from the Acinonyx jubatus isolate Ajub_Pintada_27869175 chromosome A3, VMU_Ajub_asm_v1.0, whole genome shotgun sequence genome:
tgattatctcagacacaaaagcatttgaccaaaatCCAACATGCTTCATGATAAAAACTAGGAATGAAGGGAACATTCTCAAACTATTAAAGGGTATCTATGAAATCCACAGCTATACTACCATAAAGACAAACaaaccaatagaatagaataaagagcACAGAAGTaagtctgtatatatatattaaatggttTTCAACAAAGGTGGCAAGATCATTTAGTGGGGAAAAGGGCTATAATTGAAGCaatctgtgtgtgtttatgtgtctgtGATCCAGAAAGACCTTTCCTTCTCATTATGTAATTAATTGTGTAATGTTGCCTTATCTTGAGAGAGCATTAATAAATTAGCTTATAAAGGAACTCTTTTCCTGGTTGGCTTATAGAGCAGTTGGATCATTTTTAGCCCATTCCAGCAATCCTTGCCTTTTTATTGGAATGTTTGATCCATTTACATTCCAAATAATTACTGATAAGGTAgaatttatgtctttcattttgctatttgtcttCTACATTCTTACATCTTTTTGGTTCTTCTATTACTCCATGACTGCCttctctatttaaatattttctaatataccattttaattcccttgctgtttatttctttttttttttttttttttttggataatttCTTAGTGATTGCCCTGGGGATTACAATGaatttattaacttaaaataatCTAGCTCTTTTCCTCCCTGGCTGCCTAAAGCTTGACCGCCATCATGAATGACACAGTAACTATCCGGACCAGGAAGTTCATGACCAACCAACTACTTCAGCGGAAACAGATAGTCATGGATGTTCTTCACCCCGGAAAGGCAACAGTACCTAAGACAGAAATTCGGGAAAAACTAGCCAAAATGTACAAGACCACACCAGATGTCATCTTTGTATTTGGATTCAGAACCCATTTTGGAGGTGGCAAGACAACTGGCTTTGGCATGATTTATGATTCCTTGGattatgcaaagaaaaatgaacccaaaCATAGACTTGCACGACATGGCCTGTATGAGAAGAAAAAGACGTCGAGAAAACAGCGGAAGGAACGCAAGAACCGAATGAAGAAAGTCAGGGGAACTGCAAAAGCTAATGTTGGTGCTGGCAAAAAGTGAGCTGGAGATTGGACAACAGAAGGAGTAAAGATGCTTCAGGGACTATCTGGCGTTTGTGCAGATTTTTCATGAAAGGATTAATAAactaagaactttaaaaaaaaaaacttaaaataatctaggcccagggtgcctgggtggttcagtcagttaagcgtatgactcttgattttggctcatgtcatgatctcatcgttcatgagctCAAGCACTGCATTGgtttctgcactgatagcatggagcctgcttgggattctgtctccttctctctctgtcccctcctctgcttgctctctctctctctcaaaatgaataaataaacaaaatttttgtaATAATCTAGTTCTAAGGCTAATAAATTTCAGTAATACACAAAGACTTTGCTCCAGTGTAGCTCTGTTCCCTGCTCCCTCTTTTGTCCTATTATTGTGAAACAAATGACATCTTTATATGTAAGGAGTTTATCAATACAATTTTATAATGATTGTTTTATAcagttgtggtttttttaatatttatttatttttgagagagagagagagagacagtgggggaggggcagagagagggagacacagaatccagagcagactctggctctgagttgtcaatacagagcccaatgcagggctcaaactcacaaactgtgagatcatgacgtgagcccaagtcagaagcttaactgaatgagccatccaggcacccttatacagttgtcttttaaatcatatatgaaaggaaaatgcttacaaacaaaaatacggaatactgtcttttattttaatctatatatttatcttttcagtaTTCTTTGGTTTTTCATGTGGATTCAAATTATTGTCTAGTGTCCTTATATTCAACTTGAAAAActctttttagcatttcttgtatgGCAGGTCTACTAGTGACAAACTCCCTGggttttatctgaaaatgtcttaatttctctttcattttgaagggtatttttgttgaatataaattttgtgggttttttttcttttcaaactcagAAGACAGTGTCATtttggcctccatggtttctgattgAGAATCCATCCTAGGTAATGAATCACTTCTCTCtcactgctttcaagattctctctttgtttttggcTTTCAGCAGTTTGTTTATGGTGTGTCTTGGTGTAGATCTCTTTGATTCTACTTGGAATAGTTTAGCTTCCGAAATATGCAGATTAATGTTTTCCATAAAACTTGGGAAGTTTATTACTATTGTTCCTTCAAATCTTCTTTGTGCCCCTTTACCTCCTTTCCTTCTAGGAATTTaattatgtgtatgtttgtatggTTGATGGTTTCCCACAGGTCTCTTATACTCTgttcatttgtccatttttttttctttccaatcctCAGACTGATCATCTCAATTGATCTATCTACAAATTTGCTGATTCTTGATTACATTAGTTCAAATCTGCTATTGAACTCTTCTAGTAATTTTTCACTTCAGAAATTGTCTTTTTCCAACTCTAGAATCtctggttcttttaaaataatttctatctctttattgatgtTCTTTATTTGGCAAGACATTGTTCTCctactttcctttaattctttagacatattttcatttgaacAATAGCTGGTTTAAAGTGTTTGTCTAGTAAATCCAATATCTTGGCTTCCTGAAGGATAAtttctactactactactactactactactatgtTTTTCCTGTGAATGGGTCaccctttcctatttctttgcatatctcattctttttcattgaaaacattttaggtAATATATTGTAGCAATTCTGGACACTTATTCCAAGGCTATAATCACTTATTTGCTTACTGATTTGTCTGGAAGTTTTCACTGTCTCTTTCCCCTCATATGAACAACCTTTTATTTCACTCCTCAGAGAGCACAATGTTCGACACTTTCACAGTCACTTTGACCCTTCCTCTGTCCAGGGATGACAATGGTCCTAGTTGGACTTGCTTTGACTTCTCCTTCTCTGaggaaagaaatgtttcctttatgTTTCTAGATCATCTGTCTCTACTGATATTGTACCCAGATTTAACTTCCACTAATTGCTAGCTGATTGTTCTGTTGTTTCTGACAACATTCTGGGGCATAAATTGCTCTATAATCTGATCCAGTAAAATTTGGGGCCCCTTTAAAGGATTAAAGTAGGTTTTGAATCAATGTTTGAGGCTTGCTCTGACTCCAGTGGGGATCTTCCTAGCTACCTCTTTCCCTGGTTCTATTGAAAGCATAACTGGCCCACCATTTCCCTTGTTGCTACCAGTCTCCTCTTAATTGCTAACCACCAAAATAtccactgctttttaaaatttttttaatgtttatttatttttgaggtgggggcagagagagagggagacagaggatctgaagcagggtcttcGGTGTCAGTGAAGAGTACAGGGCTCGATCCATTGCTTTTGAGACTATGATTAGGCTTGAACTTCCCCATGTTCTATTCCATGTAAAGTCAGTCCTCTTGAGGAGAACTACAAAGTCTTTGTTATTCTTATGacctgtctctcttcctcacaGAACCTCTGCACCACTGCCTTGTTTCTGGAGGTAGGGAcaatcatccccccccccccgcccttctaTTAGAATGATGCTCCTGCTTTACTAGAATGACACTAGAGCAGGGATATAGCCCTCAGCTTTCTGAGGTTTTCTCAGCCTGCTTTTTCTGGAATGGAAAGTCTAGCTTATGAATGAGCTGGGGCAAGGGCAACCAGGACCCAGTATTCCTGGCCTGCCATACCTGGGGTATAACCTGTGCCCTACGTGTGGGTGCGCCTAGGTGGAAGAGGGTAGCCACAGACCTCTTGGCTACTCTTATCTGAAATAGAGGTTCTGCAACATAGAGCTGGAGGGAGATGAGAAATGTTAGTAGTCTTTCCCTCCTGGGGTGAATGTGTAACCCAAGATTGAGAACTGAGGAGAGGAGTCCATTTTCTTGATTATACCCACCTAAAATAGAGCTTcatggagggagaggagacagatcATGATCATGCCTCAGTGCCACAGACACTTGCTGTTCTTACCCAGAGTTAGTAGAATTTCTTGAATAAGTGTTTTTCCATATGCTGTATGCCCTTAGAATTTTCAGACTTAAAGTGgctattacttttaaatattttttaccagttttgcttgttttgcttgGGAAAGGGTCTGCAGTGCTCATTACACCACCATTTCAGAAATGCTACTACTGTGTGCACTGagttttaggatggtttgttacATAGCACTGTGGCAATAGCTAACTAGTACAACAAGgctttttctcctaaaataacaCCTAACATTTGTTGTTTACTCTGTGCTACCCAATGGTTAGATAtgatttttaatcttcattttacatatgataaGAGtgataggcagtaatttctctgacattggacatagcaatttttttctagataggtctcctgagacaagagaaacaaaagcaaaaataaactattgagactatatcaaaataaaagccttcttcacagcaaaggaaacaaccaacaaaactaaaagacaagctACTGAacgggagaacatatttgcaaatagcaTATTCAggaaaaggttagtatccaaaatatataaaaaacttatacatCTCAAcataaacacaccaaaaaaacccccaaataatccaatttaaaagtggacagaagacatgaacagagatttctccaaagaagacatacagatgaccaagaagacacatttaaaaaatgctcaacatcactcatcagggaaatacatatcaaaactacaatgaggtatcacctcacacctgtcagaatgactaaaatcaacaacacaagaaacaatgggtattggtgaggatatggaaagaaaggagtcctcgtgcactgttggtgggaaggcaaactggtgcacttactctgaaaaacagtatggagattcctcaaaaagttaaaaatagaactaccctatgatccagtaattgcactactggatatttacccaaaaaaatacagaaacattaattcaaagagatacatgcacccttatgtttgtagcagcattatttataacaccTAATTGTAGAagcagcccaactgtccatcagtagtgggatggataaagaaaaggtgatgtgtacacacacacacacacacacacacgcacatgcacacacaggaatattattgaaccatgaaaagaatgaaatcttgccttttgcaacaatatagatggatctagagagtataatactaagcaaaataagccagagtaagacaaatactatatgatttaatatgtggaatttaagaaacaaaacaaatgaacaaaagaaaaaaaatagagaccaaccaaaaaacagtttttaatatttttttaaaaaattttaatgtttatttattttagagagcgtgaacaagggagggcagagagagggagatacagaatctgaagcaggctcctggctctgtgctgtcagcacagagcccaatgcagggctcaaacccgtgaactgtgagatcatgacctgatctgaagtcagatgcttgactgactgagccacccagccaccccaaaatcagactcttaaccatagagaacaaacagatggttactggaggggaggtgggtagagtgATAGGTGAAATAGgcaaagggaattaagagtacacttacttgAGGAACACTGAGTAATAtgtggaactgttgaatcattatattgtatacctgaaactaatataatgttgtgtgTTATCTACACtggaatttacatttttcaagaataaaaataaattttaaaaataaaattaaaaaagagtgaaGCTCAGGGAATTTGAGGAAATTCAGGAAATTTTTCCATCTGAGTTTCCTCTTTATAACTGAGGATACAATGTTTATCCTTGATTCCattgggagagggggagaaagtaGACTAGATTGTCTCTGAACTCCCTTTCTGCTCTAATGCCCTAAGATATTAACTAAGAACCAGGTTTCCAGTACCCTCATAAATAGCCTCCAAATCCTACCTTTCCGATATCAACTATAGTTAACTCCAAATGTCCTGTCTGGTCTCTGTGCCTGAGGGCTCTTCCGGAGCCTGCATGTACAGCAGGCCAGATATGCAGAGAAATTAAAGCTTGGCAAATGACTGACAGAAGCTGATGTATACCCCAGTTCCCTCCTGCTCTAGACTTTGGTTCCCAAAGGGACCCAAACTAAGACTGAGAATCTGGAAATATTACTGTGGAGCAGAGGAAATTTGACTGAGTGAAAGTTGGGGCTCTGCCAGGTATGGAGAAGGAGTGCATGGTGAAGTCTATGTTATAAGGACACAGTTGGGTCAGCAATGGGGAATCAAGACAGTGATGACCAAGAGCCTTTCAAGAgtttggggcaccggggtggctcagtcagttaagtgtccaactttggctcaggtcatgatcttgtggttcatgggtttgagtcccacatcaggctctgtgctgacagctcagagcctgaagcctgttgcagattctgggtctccctgtctctctaaaaaatgaataaacattaaagaaagttaAGAGCCTTTCAAGGGTCATAAAGGGCTTGAGAGAAGACAGGTCAAAAGAATTGGAGGGAAGAACAAAGGATCGGGAGTAGGTCTGCTCAGATAAAGCCTTGAAACCTGGGAGTCTCTAGCCCTAGATGAGCTTGGACACTAACAAACAGGGATGTATTTGTGAAGCAGGTATGTAGCTCTTATTCACATGGCATTCCAAAATATAGATCAACTCTTTTTGTCCATGACTCAATTATAACAACTCTTTCACTATGCTTCTACAATGTAAGTGATGGATATAGCCAAGAAATCAAGATTGGGGGAACATCATGACCTCCCAACAACTACAAGGAACTTACCCTCAGAATGAGGATTTGGAGTGATAATCTCAAGCCGGTCCAGCTCTGACACTCCAGAGGACAGCCAGGTCAGCACAAGCCATCCTCAGGCCACCGTTAACAAAATTATCCAGAGTAATGCACCAAGCCCCAAGCCAGACATACTGATAAAGAAGCTTAGCCCATTCCACTCCACCTTTCTGTCCATCCTCATATTCTCTGCCCTCCAGTGGTTCTCCACAGGCCAAGCACATCAAGTCTTCTAGCCCCAACAAGTTACTTTTGGTTTGGCAGCTAAAAGTGTTTGCTTTGGAGCCTGAATGTCTGGGTTGGGATCCTGGCTTATTAGTATGATTTTCGGCAAGGTATCTACATcattgtgcctcagtttgctcatctataGAATGAAGATAATAATCATTTTCTGAGGAATTAATTTGAAGGGTGTATGTAACAAAGTGAAGAAACCTAGCAGATACTATCTCAACCAAGTGAGTAAAGTTAACATCACCAATAATGAGCCATCAGGGCTCTGAGATGCGCTGAGAACACATCACTTTTGTGGTAAATCACTTCTGCCCAAAATACATAACCTGAATTGAATCATGAAGACACATCAGACCAACCCAAACTGAGATACATTCTACAAAGTAACTGGTGCATGTTCTTCAAAAATGACAAGGTCATGAAATACAAGGAAAGGCTGAGGGTCTATTCTAGATTGAAAAAGACTGGCAGAGACAACTAAATTCAGTACATGATCCAGAATTATATTCTGGaccacaaaggaagaaagataaaggaaagaattttttgttctgttgtgtttttgCTACAAAAGACACTTTTGGTACAATCAGTGAAACTTGGTCTGTGTGGGTTCCATGATAGTACTGCATTAGTGttaagtttctaattttgatgagTGCACTGGCTATGTAGGAGAGTGCCTTAGGAAGAACCTTAGTAAGAATACTAAGTATAGCATTTAAGTTAAGCAATTAGTCTGCTCCATACAGTCTATTATATATAGTTTTGTTGCTTAACTGTTTAGCAGACAGATGTTTGATCCTTGAGGGTGTTACATATTTGTAACAATCCTAAGATCTAATATATTGGCATACAAATTTGTTTACCCAGCAGACACAAATCCAGATTTTAATCTGAATTTGCCAGCCACTGGGCCAAGCATGGGAATGCAGAGATGAGTCCCAGGTCCAGGTCCTCAGAGTGTGTCTGTTCTAGTGGGAGAGGCTGAAGGTCACCTTAAGGGAAAAAGCAAAAGGATGCAGGGTACTGATTGGTGAGACAAGAAGAATAATAGGAATTAAAAGGAGGGAAAGGACTGTGTATAGaataaagatagaaatgaaaggaagacaTAGTAAGATCAAAAAGGTCTTGTTTAAAACTaccttttgtgtgttttctatgaGGTGAGTTTGGGCTTGCCTATAAAGGTAAAAAGACAAGAGGTGGCATGTGTTCAAGGATAGATAGTGTATcatcatttataattattttagagagagtgtgtgtttgtgtgagtgagggagagaaacagagggagaaagatagaaagagagagagaatcttaagcaggctccatgctcagcacagagccccatgcagggctcagtcccatgaccctgggatcatgacctgagctgaaatcaagagttggactctcaactgactgtgccacccaggtgcccttccagggtatactgttaaatgaaaaatgtatatacaataaTGTGCATAGAATGCAATCTTTGATGAGAGTAGGGGTTTTATTAAAGGAAATGTATACACTTCTTTCCTTACATTTCCTAGAACTTCACTAGAAGGGAGTAGGAGAAATAGGGGAGTCATTGTCACCAGGACAGAGGGGAAGCATAGCTGTGTGCCTGAGGCAAGGACCACATGTGGGAAAAGgagtcaattaattttttaaagcaagggaaAATCTAAAGCATGGAGAAAGTAAGGGTGCTTTCATTATTACTTTAACACCTCAGATTATAAGTACTGTGTGGGTTTAAATCATTTGAGGCTAACAATTTTGAGGGAGGaaacatgtgcacatgcatgatCTTGGAAGACTTGTAGGGGAGTCTGGAGTGGCTCTAAAATTGTGTTTTTCTCAACAAACTTAAGTCCTGTGTCAGATTTTACACTCAATTTTTATAATAGATTTAAAATTCAACCAAGCCCTCATTTATTAAAATTGGGTAGCCATTTacctacacacatgcacagacacacatgctCAGGAGACCTGTTGTGCAGAGGATAACCATGTGAAACTGCTGTTCAATTTTTGGAAAgatcccccaacacacacacaacccactCCTACTCTCACCCTCcactctgcctccatcttctGGTAATATACTGCCACCTAATGTCCCATAAACAAACTGACACATCCTCAGAAATGTGAATTCagaaataatggaatatataAGGTTAAGGATGATGCATGTTACTATGattgaaaaatacattagaaacaaGTCTATATATATGCATGGATgcttttgtatatataaaatacctcTGGGGAATATAAACAAGCTGTAAACCAGGAAGGGGAACTGGGAAGCTGAGAAAATTATTGCTGTACATAATTTtgtacctttaaaattttaagccatAATAATGTATTGCCAATTGAAAATAATTAAgcagtttgaaaagaaaaaaaacatctgTTTATTAAATTTTGCTAGTATGTTAACTAGGAGGGcatcttttcttcattcattggttcatatatttaacaaatacttagtAAATGTATACTGTATGCTGGGCACTGTCTGGAGGAACAAAGGTGAAGAAAACAGATACATTCCTGGCCTACTGGAATGTAGATGCTGCTGAGAGGATGGCCTTAGACAGCACATGTTGAGCATAGCAGTGCCCATGAACGTGGGTCCTAGGATGACAGATGGTAGGGAGCAGGGCTCCCAGCCCTGCGTCACTAGGATAGCAAACAATCATCTCCTATTCTCTTTAGACCTATGGTGGGATCTCATTTCAGCACTTCAGCTTATCAATATCACAAGTGTGATATAGTGGGTATTTTATTCACTCAACAtctgaaacacacacattttcctcAAATACCCTTCTcaaatacaacttaaaattaGTAGATGCAAAGCTACTCtcaataattttcaaagaatggATATTATAGAGATTACATCCCCAGGCTACAATGCAATCAGGTGAGAATTTACTAAGTAAAAggttaattttagaaattaattcaaaaaatttaaaacatatttttttaattttttaatgtttatttttaagagagagagagacagagagtgagaaggggaggggcagagagagagggagacacagaattcgaagcaggctccaggctccgagctgtcagcacagagcccaatgtggggctcgaacacacagaccacgagatcatgaactaagccgaagtcagatgcttaaccgagctaCCCAGTCACTcctaaaaacatatttctaaataactcGTGGACAGAGAGATTTTGTAatggaatttagaaaatttttcaaGCCAACAATTATAAAAAGACAATATAGCAAGATTTGTAGGATAGAGCTAATGTGGTACTTGAAAATTTAAAGCTTTAAATACATTAGGAAAGAAGGCTAAATATTAATGAGATGAttaattagaaaaaggaaaaaactgaatatactcaaagaaagtaggaagaaagataaaataaagatgagagaaattttaaaatatcacacaGATATAATGGAGTTGTTTAACAAAGCTAGAAGTTAGTTCTTGCAGGGAAAATGtaaccaaatatttaaattcctGGAATGttgatcaagaaaaagaaacaggacaaAAAGAAGTAATATTATTAGTGCAAGAGAGACTATAACTACAAATGCTAAGGAGATAAGATATGAGCAATGTTATGCCAATAAAGTTGAAAACTTAGGTGAAATGGGAAAATTTTTCACCAGAAATATACCAAAAttgcctgaaaaataaatagaacacttGAATGATTAGAAATGGAATCAGCAGTTTAAAATGTTTCACGTAGAAAACAGGCATATTCTCTCAAATGTGCAAGgaatagaaaattcaaaacaacacAAACTCTCTTAggaggttgttgttgttgttgttgtttaattttcaattcCCTTTGTAAGGCAATATAACCATGACCATATATCCAAATAAGTACAATGtatgaaagaaaattagaagCTAACCTCTTTCATGAACATAGAAACAAAGAGCCTAAAGCccatattagcaaatcaaatccaacaatgtataaaaaaacaaaaaaacaaaaaaacccatactTTCTATTGGGAATCAGGAATGATTCAACAttagaatttggggcacctgggtggcttagtccattgggtgtccaacttcagctgaggtcatgattttgcagtttgtgagtttgagccccatatcaggcttgctgctgtcagcctgtcagcacagagtccactttggattctctctgcccctcccctgcttgtgctctcccaaaaatgtactaaatacttttttaaaaagaatttaatttatcacatttacaaaataatggagaaaactCATATGATTGCCTCCATAGAttaataaaatgcacaaaataaaattgacatccattatgatttttttaactcttaaacTAAAGTCCTTAAAAGGAAGTTTTCTTAATCTGACAAAGGGCATCTTCATATTTAGTGATTAAAAAGTTAAGGGCTTCCACAGAGGGGAGGAGAACAAATACACAGCCACTTGAGGAATTAAACAGGACAATCATCCACACCAGTCTGTCTCTCCTCTTGATAGTTAACCCAGTCACCCAGAAC
Encoded proteins:
- the LOC106980285 gene encoding 40S ribosomal protein S24-like, giving the protein MNDTVTIRTRKFMTNQLLQRKQIVMDVLHPGKATVPKTEIREKLAKMYKTTPDVIFVFGFRTHFGGGKTTGFGMIYDSLDYAKKNEPKHRLARHGLYEKKKTSRKQRKERKNRMKKVRGTAKANVGAGKK